The following proteins are encoded in a genomic region of Candidatus Paracaedibacteraceae bacterium:
- a CDS encoding amino acid ABC transporter substrate-binding protein translates to MKKLLSIACTALAVISCNDDTKKTDSQLTVGVSADYPPFEYFSNGKIVGFDIELLEEIAKRLQLAIEFKDMNFDGIIAALQSKRIDAGVSAISATTERKKAVDFSDNYFAGSIVMVCQKDSDIKQASDLSGKTIGLQSGSIYEPYANSDLSQQAPNLIIKTLPKVPDLIQDMKSGRLSCLIMGKTEGDLLVKQQSDFKVIPLIGSEIEIAIAFPKGSNLRDKINTVLSDMKKDGSLDQLITKWLN, encoded by the coding sequence CTAAAAAAACAGACTCTCAATTAACCGTTGGTGTATCAGCTGATTATCCACCCTTTGAATATTTCTCAAATGGAAAAATCGTTGGCTTTGACATTGAGCTTCTTGAAGAAATTGCCAAACGACTGCAATTAGCCATTGAGTTCAAAGACATGAATTTCGATGGTATTATTGCGGCCCTTCAATCGAAGAGAATTGATGCCGGCGTATCAGCTATTTCCGCAACAACAGAGCGTAAAAAGGCTGTGGATTTTAGTGATAATTATTTTGCCGGATCCATCGTAATGGTTTGTCAAAAAGATTCAGACATTAAACAAGCATCAGACTTATCAGGTAAAACTATCGGCCTTCAATCAGGATCAATATATGAACCTTATGCCAATTCGGACCTAAGTCAACAAGCGCCCAACTTGATTATAAAAACCTTACCAAAAGTACCAGATCTTATTCAAGATATGAAAAGTGGACGTTTATCTTGCCTAATTATGGGAAAAACCGAAGGCGATTTATTGGTCAAACAACAATCTGACTTCAAGGTTATCCCGCTTATTGGTTCTGAAATTGAAATTGCCATTGCCTTCCCCAAAGGATCAAACCTGCGCGATAAGATTAATACCGTCCTTAGCGACATGAAAAAAGATGGTTCTTTAGATCAATTAATTACAAAGTGGTTGAACTAA
- a CDS encoding amino acid ABC transporter permease, whose product MHLNFEAILPSLPVILQGLLVTLKFTSLSLLCGLPLGLFLALAKLSNKNWLRWLASAYTSVFRGTPLLVQLGLMYYATPQLTGYTISTFEAGILTFALNSAAYSSEIIRAGIQSVDQGQWEAAQMLGLSRTQTIIGIIMPQAIRNTLPALVNEMIDLLKESTLVSTIGEADLLRQAQKVASEKYLYFEPLIIAAACYYVIVMIIAFGAKQLEKRLRYA is encoded by the coding sequence ATGCACTTAAATTTCGAGGCTATTCTGCCATCCTTACCAGTAATTCTTCAGGGATTATTGGTAACCCTTAAGTTTACAAGTTTATCCCTGTTATGTGGCCTGCCATTAGGGTTATTTCTAGCCTTAGCAAAACTAAGCAACAAAAATTGGTTACGTTGGCTTGCCAGCGCCTATACATCGGTTTTCCGTGGTACCCCCCTATTAGTTCAATTAGGTCTGATGTACTATGCAACACCCCAATTAACAGGCTATACAATATCAACATTCGAAGCAGGAATTTTAACTTTTGCTCTTAATTCAGCAGCCTATTCATCTGAAATTATCCGTGCAGGCATCCAATCTGTTGATCAAGGGCAGTGGGAAGCTGCACAAATGCTTGGTCTCAGCCGTACCCAGACCATCATTGGAATTATTATGCCACAAGCTATTCGGAATACGCTACCCGCATTAGTTAACGAGATGATTGATCTTTTAAAAGAGTCTACATTGGTCTCAACCATTGGCGAAGCTGACCTTTTAAGGCAAGCCCAAAAGGTGGCCAGTGAGAAATATTTATACTTTGAACCTTTAATCATTGCTGCGGCATGTTACTATGTAATTGTAATGATCATTGCTTTCGGGGCAAAACAACTCGAAAAGAGGCTTAGATATGCTTAA
- a CDS encoding amino acid ABC transporter ATP-binding protein: MLKLKELTLTSNGNKILDQITCEFKAGEITALLGPSGSGKTSLMRCIARLEPSDPGAIIMDDIPIQALKPTDIGMVFQQFHLFPHLTVLENLCYSPEHLGLMTDQTCNPKAIEMLRRFGLEDKAKVHPHLLSGGQKQRVAIARALMMEPKILLFDEPTSALDPEMVDDIADLINSLRSPDRIIIMATHELKICKKIADRVLFLEQGKLIEDSSAKDFFESPKSDRARSFVERVG; the protein is encoded by the coding sequence ATGCTTAAACTAAAAGAACTAACATTAACATCCAATGGCAATAAAATTCTTGATCAAATCACCTGCGAATTCAAAGCAGGTGAGATTACGGCTCTTCTCGGTCCATCTGGCAGCGGGAAAACATCCCTCATGCGCTGCATTGCACGTCTGGAACCCAGTGACCCTGGTGCAATTATCATGGACGATATTCCAATCCAAGCACTGAAACCAACGGATATTGGCATGGTTTTCCAACAGTTTCATCTGTTCCCACACCTGACTGTTCTGGAAAACCTATGCTATTCCCCAGAGCACCTTGGTTTAATGACAGACCAAACATGTAATCCAAAGGCAATAGAAATGTTACGCCGTTTTGGTCTTGAAGATAAAGCCAAGGTTCACCCCCACTTACTTTCAGGTGGTCAAAAACAACGGGTAGCGATCGCACGTGCATTGATGATGGAGCCAAAAATTCTGTTATTTGATGAACCTACTTCTGCCCTTGACCCCGAAATGGTTGACGACATAGCTGATTTGATTAATAGTTTACGAAGCCCTGATCGCATTATCATCATGGCAACGCACGAACTTAAGATCTGTAAAAAAATTGCAGACAGAGTCCTGTTCTTGGAACAAGGAAAGCTGATTGAGGATTCATCTGCCAAAGATTTCTTTGAATCTCCTAAGTCAGATCGAGCTCGCAGTTTCGTTGAACGCGTTGGATGA